The genomic window CCTCAGCGTTGCCAATTGGGTCGCCCTCAGCAACCAGTTAAACACTGGAGACTTATTGAACCGGCAAGATACAGAACACATTACGGAAGACACAGACTCAGCCCCTCTTCCCTAGCCCTTAGCCCCTCAAACGCCCCTCTCATGCAAACCTACACCCTGATCGCCCCAGCCAAAATCAATTTGTATCTGGAAATCATCGGCACTCGCCCGGATGGCTATCATGAACTGGCGATGGTATTGCAAAGTGTGGATTTAGCAGATCAAATTGCTGTGCGTGCCAATGGAACCGATGAAATTCGCATTCACTGTGATCATCCCCAAGTGCCGCTTGACAAAAGTAACCTGGCTTATCGCGCTGCCCAACTCATGGCTGAGCAGTTTCCAGATAGCTTTGAAAACTTTGGGGGTGCTGACATCACGATTCACAAGCACATCCCTGTGGCTGCTGGACTAGCCGGCGGCTCAACTGATGCCGCAGCAGTGCTGGTGGGGCTAGATTTGATGTGGGAACTGGGTTTGACGAGTACGGAATTACAAGAGTTGGGAGGCCGGCTGGGTTCTGATGTGCCTTTCTGCATTGCCGGTGGAACAGCACTCGCCACCGGCAGAGGTGATGCCCTTTCTCCCCTGCCGGATTTGACTCATTTGTATGTGGTGCTGGCGAAGTACCGCAGTCTGGAAGTATCTACAGCTTGGGCTTACCAGACGTTCCGGCAGCAGTTTAGCAATACTTACGTTTCTGACGTAAATACCCTCGAAAACCGCCGGCAGCGCGTCCACTCTGGGCCGATGGTAAATGCCATTGCCCATCGCGACGGCGCGAAAATTGGCCAGTTACTCCATAATGATTTAGAGCGCGTGGTGTTGCCGGCCTATCCGCAAGTGTCGCGTTTGCGCCAAACCTTCGAGCAGCAGCCGGTTTTGGGAGCGATGATGTCTGGTTCCGGGCCAACTGTCTTTGCGGTGGCGGAATCTCAAGCGCAAGCACAACAAGTTAAAGAAGCGGTGAAAGCGGCTGTTCCTGACCCTGATTTAGAGCTATGGGTGGCGAAGCTCATCTCCACTGGCATTCAACTAGCATCCCCCATAAAGTAGTGTTAGCACTTAGCCTGAAAGCGTTTTGAATTCTGGTTTGGGGAGAAGTGGGAATCAGGTATGAGGCATTGGGCACCCCTGTGAGTCTTTCCCATAAAGCGAGAATATAAGGAAAGCAAGAAATTTGTTTCGCTTGCGGCGTTGAGATGGGCTGCCCGATCCCTTGCCGGCTGAACAATGGGAGATTGGATAAAATGGTCTGTCTATGAACCCTGATGCGCTACAGATTTCAATCCTCAATTCTTTCCCTTACCTCCTAATAAAGCAATGACTGACCTGAACCCAACGCCCAATTCCCCTTCTTTAACCCCTGAGCAACCCAGTGTGCTACGCTGCATCACCGGCTCTTTAGTGTCCAGCGCCCTCGCCTTTGCCGGCTACCTGCTCACCAGCTCAATTGCCCAAAGCTTTGCAAATAAGCCAATTCACTCTGACAATGTTGCGGTTGTGAATATTTCATCGGCTGTGCGTACCCTGGTTGTGGGAATCAGCACGATGGCCACCGGCATCTTTGCGCTAGTGTCTTTGGGACTCATGGCTCTAGGAATTAAGATTCTGATTCAGCAGCTTGGCAAACAATCGGCACCGCCTTCAGATGCTCAATAGTTCTAAATGTTCTGCCATCAGGGATAATAATCCAATTTGGGTTCTAGTCAAGATCCCCAGGAGACGGTTGATTGGTGGAAAAAACCCCTAATAAGTACGAATATGCTTATCGAGATAGCAAACCGAGGTATCATCATCCCTATTTGATGACTCCGCTGCTGGAAATACTGTCTGCCCACAGCCAGGCCGGTGCTGCCCAGACGCGCGTGCTCGATCTTGGGTGTGGAAATGGCAGTCTCACCCATCTTGTGGCACAGCACGGGTATGAAGTTGTTGGTCTTGACAGTTCTGAACAGGGAATTGCTATTGCCCGTGAGAGTTTCCCAGATTGCAAATTTATCGAAGCAGATATTTACGATCTGCCAGATGCCGGTCTGATTAATTCATTTGATATTGTCATGGCAGTTGAAGTGATCGAACACTTATTTTATCCAAAAGAATTGGTCAGATACGCCCAAAAGTGCTTGAAACCGAACGGGTATTTAATTCTTAGCACGCCCTATCACGGCTACTTAAAAAACCTGATGTTGGCTGCTTCAGGAAAAATGGATGAGCATTTTACTGTTCTTTGGGATATGGGTCACGTTAAATTCTTCTCTGTGCCGACGCTTTCCACTTTATTAAAATCTGAAGGATATACTGATATTTCCTTCAGGTTTGCCGGTCGGTTGCCCTATCTTTGGAAATCAATGTTGTGTTCTTGTAAGCCGTCCTAGTCATTTGTAAACAGAGATTAGCCTTAAAAAGCT from Microcoleus sp. FACHB-672 includes these protein-coding regions:
- a CDS encoding class I SAM-dependent methyltransferase — encoded protein: MEKTPNKYEYAYRDSKPRYHHPYLMTPLLEILSAHSQAGAAQTRVLDLGCGNGSLTHLVAQHGYEVVGLDSSEQGIAIARESFPDCKFIEADIYDLPDAGLINSFDIVMAVEVIEHLFYPKELVRYAQKCLKPNGYLILSTPYHGYLKNLMLAASGKMDEHFTVLWDMGHVKFFSVPTLSTLLKSEGYTDISFRFAGRLPYLWKSMLCSCKPS
- a CDS encoding DUF3082 domain-containing protein, translated to MTDLNPTPNSPSLTPEQPSVLRCITGSLVSSALAFAGYLLTSSIAQSFANKPIHSDNVAVVNISSAVRTLVVGISTMATGIFALVSLGLMALGIKILIQQLGKQSAPPSDAQ
- the ispE gene encoding 4-(cytidine 5'-diphospho)-2-C-methyl-D-erythritol kinase, translated to MQTYTLIAPAKINLYLEIIGTRPDGYHELAMVLQSVDLADQIAVRANGTDEIRIHCDHPQVPLDKSNLAYRAAQLMAEQFPDSFENFGGADITIHKHIPVAAGLAGGSTDAAAVLVGLDLMWELGLTSTELQELGGRLGSDVPFCIAGGTALATGRGDALSPLPDLTHLYVVLAKYRSLEVSTAWAYQTFRQQFSNTYVSDVNTLENRRQRVHSGPMVNAIAHRDGAKIGQLLHNDLERVVLPAYPQVSRLRQTFEQQPVLGAMMSGSGPTVFAVAESQAQAQQVKEAVKAAVPDPDLELWVAKLISTGIQLASPIK